tgttgtctcGTTGAGTTTGGTATGAAATTTTGAGTATGAAACTTAACATTAATGAGTGATCTGATAACGGTCTGATAGCGAGTGGAATAATATggccaacaaacaacaaatctcgTTAGGACAGGCTCTAATAATGACtctaataccatgttaagaagttAACTTCAAACCTAACTCAACTCGAAAACATCGACTTATAAGATGATATTTGcacttatttatatactttaaattgaCCTTGTCATCGATATAAAATTTCCGACGTTAATAGTGTCTATATGTAGCTTGTGAGAGAAGGGTGGAATCATATGTATGTTTTCACGGGTAAATGCTTCTTTGGTAATATTCTTCTATTCATATTTGACAAGATGGAAGATAGAATTTAGCATCtattaaataacaatttcaCTACcactacaaataaaaaatacattagatTCACATCCTTACACAATAACATaactcattttaatatatatatatatatatatatatatatatatatatatatatatatatatatatattatatatatatatatatatatatatatatatatatatatatatatataaacatgatATTCTAATATAAGTGATTAAAAGAACTTATTCGAGATTAACAGAAATTAGTTATAAGTGATCACATATTGACTGCCActagaaataaaaaacactttaGATTCACATCCttacaaaataaaactaatcattttaataatatatatatatatattgaaaaataaaaaatataattgaaatattgatataataattattaatgaggTGTTTTTTGGTTGGGCAATGTCAAAATATCACCGCCAACTAAAATTTCAGCGATTCACAAACCCTCCAATGACCATTCGATTCAAATATTTCTGAAGATAGAAAGCTAGGAACGTCTATGATATGAGCTCAAACATGAATGTAGGTTAActattatggaaaaaaaaaagtgttcttTAACAAAACATCATTCCTGATTGAACAACATTATTTCCAACTTATTACTAGTatttatttttcgttttttcccttcatcttttaaatgtttGCTCTAATCAATTGTAAATTCTTAATAATTAAGTACTGTATTTGTCAGTACTacacttttattataaattcaaataataacttttaaagtATAGTGTACTCCCTTTCTCAAATAGTATTAcgcatttataatttttcaacatctttcttttaattgttaTGTAAACAAACATACTTCtctttttagtttctaaatttttaataaacttgaAATTCAAATCGCCCTCATACaattttgtcttcaaatttaacaaatgaaTATACATAAGAAGATGTTAACCGTTGTCCTAAACACACTatgactagggatggcaacggggcggggcgggtacgggtatcatgatcctatcctcatccccataataaaaattcatccccatcctcatccccaaacccaacgggtatacaacttttgacccatccccaccgggtaacgggtattttcttatacccataccatacccatttttttattgttccatatatcaattaaatattttttataaaaaaaatttaaaaatcacatgtgtaacctaaaaattattttatagtatgaaattgaggaacacctatttgaacataaccatgtacagagagtaaaaattatgtaataagagaagaaaaattaccttcaaaattaaatcttgaaaaacaaaccagacaattgagagagtaaacaaagtgtataacaaaaaacaaagagaatgagaaatatgttatatatatatatatatatatatatatatatatatatatatatatatatatatatatatatatatatatatatatatatattatattatattatattatatattatattactatgtatatatatatatattatatgtgtggatatcttatgtttatatatatatatatatatatatatatatatatataattatttatatatattatattatattatatattatattattattattatgtatatatattatatgtgtggatatcttatgtttatatatataataataataatataatatatataaataattatatatatatatatatatatatatatatatatatatatatatttatttatagatatatatttattttaagtatatattatattatattatataataatataaatataataatatatattatattattatgtatatgtattatatgtatatgcgtagatattttatgcttatatttatatatatatatatatatatatatatatatatatatatatatatatatatatatatatatatatatttcttttaaatttttataaatttgtaatgttataaatttgtttataaaagatctcactagttaaatgattaatttgttttatacgtatatattatatatattatattatattatattatattattatgtatatatattatatgtatattatattatattatattatattatattatattatattatattatattatattatattacatgtatatatatatatatatatatatatatatatatatatatatatatatatatatatatatatataagtatattttatttatatgtatatatactatattatattatattatattatattatattatattttatgtgtaaatatattatttatttatatatattttttagattatttaataaattataaatagtttagtaatttaagcggggacgggtatttgggcgggtatatatatatccccatccccatccccatccccagttgaaaatttcgggtattacccatacccatacccatatccagtcaaagcggggattccccgtcaaaacggggacgggttcgggtgatacccacgggtacgggtttatttgccatctctaactATGacactaattaaatataattaataataataaaattcataattaagtgtgacattaaatgaattttaatttgaataattattacaaaaatgtacATATTGTGTtatataattgtaattaataatttatttgatgcattaaaaaaattataattaaacaataaaataattttaatgtagttaaataaaactatattaaaaatataaatattataacacTATTTTAGTTTGAAAGGAATATAGTACAAGAAAattcacattaaattttgaactctatataataatttttataatgaaaatattaatgcaatattatattcaataatattaaaaccattaaataattttattttaaaaattaattttatatttaataatataaaaatttctatCCAGGTTAtcattattcaatatttttcattttttttatttattttactattggTAATTATGATTATCTCATTAATAATGGTATGTTTGTGACAATTGTATAATAATTATGAGTATTTTTTTATcgtttcaatatcaattaactaatttttataaaataataagaaaaattatataggAACATAATATAAAgatgtatttttatttcttcattataaaatatttagaaataaattataattatatattattcaaattaaaatatcaaataaaattttataagaatcacaatatttattaaatttgtaaatatttataaaaataaagttcataaaatttaaaaatatttttgaaaaattacaaaaaaacatatattttaatttaaaaaatattttaaatgttttttattctcattctttattttcttacgaattttttttatacactaattgTTAGTGTATGGCCGGGTACATCCCGGCCCAGTAAGGGAAAAATGGCTAGGATCATCCCGGCCCAGGTATGAACATCCTCACACTCTGACCCAACCACGGGGGCTTGGATCCAGCGCAACGCTGGCAGCCCAATAAGCATAGTGGCCGGGTACTTCCCGGCCCTCTTGGCCGAATACATCCCGGCCCAAAGGGTGGCAGGCGGAACATGTGGTTATGACACAGAGGTACAGAGAGACAGCGCGCAatcaaaccccaaaaaggaaggagttgatatttgataAGTACATACggccaaaccccaaaaaggaaggagttgatatttgagaagtacagacggccaAACCCTATAAAGGAAGGAGTGGATCTTTGACAAAAGTACAGACGGACAAACCTTAGAATGGAAAGAGCTGATCTTTATCAAAGACACAGAAGAACAATCTCAGCCAATAAGGAAGGGAACCGATGCGTGCAACCTCAGTCGAAAAGGGAAAGAATCGATCATCGAATACAAACGGCccacaaatattaataacaggtccattaagaaattagtataaattaaggccTGGTGAACAGGTAAAGGTACGTTTTTCTCACTAACCACATCTTATATCAATCACTTTCTACAaacttgagcgtcggagtgcCTGCAGGTACCCCACCCCCGGAGTGCAGACGGCAGGGAGATTCAGGAGGAGTCCAGGAAGGAACAGGAGGAGGTTCGACACAAATGGTTCTTGATATAATCCGGTTCCGCACTCAAATAGTATCGATCAggtacactaataaaaattataataaacaatttgaatgaaatcacacaaataaaaaaaattaaacaaataataagatTCATgacaataacattaaattattatattatagtaagttaattttttctatACAATTGTAGTGATAGAATTATACTTATGAAtcagttagaaaataaaaataattatttaaaaatatattaaatcaatattcttcatgataaaaataaataacaaataaaaatagagataaCTTGATTAACCACTGAATTAAATCGtacaaatgaaaagaaatgtataattaaaggtatgataagatgaaaaatactttaaagaTTTGAGAATAATATTCAGATATCAAACTAGTTAATctgagataataaaaattattttggcaaaacaaaaagagtttttcaaatcaaacaaaaattaagtataagagaataaataaaataaattttttgtattaccTAGTAAAATTAGAAGGATTTAAGATGTTGAATTcaaattaagaattaaacattcttatgttaaaaaaataaataataattaaaaagattaaaaagaagtAGAACTACTCAaatttggatgataaaaaataattaatttacataCATAATTTGAATATAAGTACAAAAACTTctcataagaaaaatattaacttgAAGATGCGAATGATTTCATGGTatgcaaaacaattaaaaaaaatgtattattaaaagaaaaaaaagagattacaaaaatagaaactaaaaattatatatatatatatatatatatatatatatatatatatatatatatatatatatattacttaataaGTTTAgagtattttagtaattaaactAGGACAAAATTTACTTATTCTCATACTAAATTAATACGAGAATTTTGtgtcaaaataaaaaccaatttaAACTTTGAACGATATTTACGAAGAcgcatttatttattatatattaagtaTATATATCACTGACTATTTGTGTATAAAGAAATTACAAACGTATAATTCTAATCATTTTTATATCGAGGAATGTATTAAAAAAGCAGAATAAGTTATAATCGTGAAGCACACTCAaagaattttccttttttttttcttcttaaattatCTTGTGatctgaagagaaaaaaaaaattcagattcCCCATTAACTTAATATATCAGTAACATATTCTTAGCAATATATAAAGTTTGATATTGGCATCGAATATTGAAGAAATATGCATGAAGAGATTGccttattcatttattttattaatgtgttGATCCTTTTTTCCTATATTGCTTAAATATAAATGCATGATGGCTTAGATGGATAGGTAGAGAGATTAATTTAGGTTTAACCAAAATTACAATACATCTGACCCCAATTATCCTTTCACTATCAAACATTTACGACCATACACAATTAGAGTCATATCCACATTCTAAGTAGCTTTTGACGATGTAAAACACTATATCAACCCAGAGCTGCAATAGTTTATAGAAATTTGCTTACTCAGAAAACAATCATAACACACATTTTCTGCAGAAAAAAGAAACTCCATGCAGTTCATGCATGTTTTAATTCGTGCCTTTAGGAGCTTTGTAATTCATAACAACATGGCAATTTTCGTATCTGGAGCCATTACCGTTGCCATTAAACTGTGCAGCAGTGTTGTTAACAGTGACTCTCGTTCCTTGCACAGAAGCTTCAGTGCCACCACTGTTCCCTCTCCCTTCTGCTTGGAAGAGGATATATTCATTCCCTGTGAACGCACTCTCAACAAAAGCATTCATATATTTTGGGGGTTCTCCATTGACCTGGCGCTGAATCTGTGGAGTAGAGCGTTCAAGCAAACTCTCTGTGATGATACGCGGAGCCTTGAATTTGAAGGGACCTCTAAACTTGACCCAAAGTCCATTCACTTTATGGCACTCAATGTTGACGTGAAAACTCACTTCCGTTATAAAACCTTGGGAACATGAATGCTCAACTTTCCAAGTCACTTTATTCACACCGGGAGGCGTAACAGAATAGGTAGAACCTCTCTTCTGACAGAATATAGTGCCGAAGCTTACCTTGTCGACGTAAGTGGATGATGGAGAATAAATAGTGCCTGCTTCAACCACTCTCACCAGCCGATAGTTGAAATATCCGTAGTTATTATCTCTTTCAGCAATGACTTCCATGTGGACGCGAATGGGGTGATCATCGCACAAACAGTCTGCGAGTCTCAGTAACACCTTTTCTGGTCTCACGCTCAAACGAAAGATGCTGAACTTAGATTTATCATTGACGCAAGTGTATATCACAGCGAACTCTTGAGGATATTCTGCACTTGACCATTTGTAGAGCTCTATCTCCAGATCTAAACTCCATATATTTCCCATGCTGGAATTGGTGTGTGTATTTGTCTCACCACTGCTACACTTGTATATGGATGCTATGCTAGATCAGGAAATGTTTAGGGTTTTAAATATAACTAGCGTGTTGCTTGTAAGTGACTCTGAAGCAAGATACCACCCTTAATGGTGTGTCCCCACCATTAAAACATGTCAGATACATTGACTTAGTATGACCAGTAAGACATGTGTTAGATAATCCCATGGAAGTGtcgaaattaaaaaaattacttttgtgTTTACATTTAAACAAACAGATAGTGTATTTTGCATTTATATGTTCTaagtttctctttctctctgtgAAATGAATAACCTTTTTTCTGCATTCTTAAGGGAAAAATGATTTATgggcataaaaaaaatatgcattaAGACTATAATATGCACTTAGTTCATGGAAAATGAGCTTTTGTCcacttttgaaataaaaataacatcattGAACTAAAGAATGCCAGTTTTGAAATTGAGTAGAAGATCTTCCATAGAGAAGAAATCAAGCAGGAAACAAAGCGTTCGAAGTATAGGAGAACGTGAAGATGATGATAGTGTtccaaagagaaagaaaaagcaaTAACTTGTCAAATATGGAGAATACTGAACAATGTGTATATGTAAACAGACACCTGCACGTAGATGTTCCTTTTTTCTTGCTTGGCTCTTTATGTTCTTCTAGCTTTAGCTCTTGAACGAAATAGGAAGTATCTACTATCAGCTACAAATTCTTATCCTCCAAGTCAATAATTCAGCTGATTCAAGTTCCTCCTCATTCTTAACATTATCaccccaaaattttgaaaaaattctaATATCCCTTTCCATCTCCTTGGACTGAATACTTGatgtttttaatctttgaaaagAAAACCTTTATACAAATTCTTTCTACACGGATTAAAATAATCTAGTTTTGATTTAGTACACATGTTTAGAGCGATTACATATTTGTAAATAATAAGAATGAATTCAATTTTTAAGGATTGCAGAAAAAATTTAGTGCTTTTaggaattaaaaacatttaCTCTTGATGCTTTTGCTGCATACAAATTGATGCTTTTGCATCTTATACTTTCTTCATACACCTTATGCATTTTCAAATTGAGTAATTCAGAAAATTATTTCCAAATTGAGTCATAAATTGTTTTTGAATAAAgctttgaattttttattctagAATGTATTTCTAGATATGTCATTTAGGAATGTAGTTCTGTATTGAACATTCTGAAATTAAAGCCCGGATTGAGTAATTGTTTTGGTTACTCATCCTTTTTGTGGTTTCTTCTTACTGCTAACTATGGCTTTGGCTAAGACAGAAAGAATAGGAAGATGCAGAAGATAATGACATTATCCTAGtaagaaaacaataataataataataataataataataataataataataataataataataataataataataataataataataataataataataaagtgcTGTGAGATGTCACTAAGAGTCTACTGCAGTAAAGTAGGAAGGTTGAAACTTAGATGGCAAATTCAGATTATGTTAAGAGATAAAATTCCTAGAATTAAAGGGAGAATAAATCAGGATCAAATCATTTcatgatattttgttttttcagaaATAAGCTGCTATTgtctattttctaatttatatgtTTGCAAATCATTCTCATCAGTACTAGAATAAAGTTTTATTCCCTTCCTATCTACATATTACCATTACTGCTAAGAGGGACATAGGATCCCATGTGTATCAGTCAGGTACGGGGTATTGAGTGTAATTATGAATTCAGtgtaattttcttaattatttattgtcaaACCCaagtttcataaaatatatgagaATGATTGCACTATAATACAATAGTTATCCCAGGTTGTGCAATTTTTTAAGCCATATGATTTTGCTAAGGagtttttaaaactaaatgaTTGTGACTTGATGTACTATTGCAACCACTGTTTTGTATATAGAAATAAGCTGCtattgtctatttttttatttatatgtttgcAAATCATTCTCATCAGTATTAGAATAAAGTTTTATTCCCTTCCTATCTACATATTACCATTACTGCTAAGAGGGACATAGGATCCAATGTGTATCAGTCAGGTAAGGGGTATTGAGTGTAATTATGAATTCAGtgtaattttcttaattattttttgtcaaacccaagtttcataaaatatatgagaATGATTGCACTATAATACAATAGTTATCCCAGGTTGTGCAATTTTTTAAGCCATATGATTTTGGTAAGGagtttttaaaactaaatgaTTGTGACTTGATGTACTATTGCAACCACTGTTTTGTATAAAGAAATATATCTCTGTTTCTAGTTGTTGGCTGTGCTAACATTCTTGTCCATTTTCAATGGTGTTCCATTAATCAAATACACCAGCAAAATGCACAGTATATTGCAATCAGCAATATGCACAGCATAGAACCTTGATCTGAGTTTTATTTCCACATGGATCTTCAAACCCTCTACTTCATATCCACTctcatttttatgtttattgcacacaaaataataacaaagaaaTGTGCCTCAACTCCAAAATTGCCACCAGGGCCATGGAGGCTACCTATCATAGGGAACATACACAACCTTGCTGGCTCACTTCCCCATCGTAGACTGAGAGATTTATCAGAAAAATATGGAGCCTTGATGCATCTGAAGCTTGGAGAGGTTTCTACCATTGTGGTTTCATCTGCAGAGTGTGCTAAAGAAGTGTTAAAAACCCATGATCTTATCTTTGCATCAAGGCCTCCAATACTAGCTTCAAAGATAATGTCTTATGATTCTATGGGCATTGCTTTCTCTCCTTATGGTGATTATTGGAGACAGCTAAGGAAGATTTGTGCGTTGGAGCTGTTAAGCTCGAAACGTGTCCAATCTTTCCAGCCAATCAGAGAGGAAGAGCTCACTAAATTCATAAAAAGCATTGCCTCAAGAGAAGGGTCAACCATCAATCTCACCAAAGAAATCCTTACAACAATATCTACAATTGTTTCAAGGACAGCTCTTGGAAGCAAGTTTAGGGAGCATCAAAAGTTCATATCAGCTGTAAGGAAAGCCACAGAGGTTGCTGGAGGTTTTGACTTGGGAGATTTGTACCCTTCTGCTGCATGGCTTCAGAACATCTCAGGGTTGAAGTCTAAGATTGAGAAGTATCATCAACAAACTGATCAGATAATGCAGAGCATCGTGGATGATCATAGGAAGACTAAGTCAAGTGCTGCACAAGGCCAGGGTGAACTAGTGGAGAATGATCTTGTAGATGTTCTCATGAAGGAGGAGTTTGGCTTAAGTGACAATGGTATCAAGGCAGTGATTTTGGTAAGAGTATTTACATCTCCCATCAATGTTATTTTCATAGTAGAAACTGATGAACAATTATTATCTTTTCCCTATGTGCTTTTAGTTTTATCAAATTGCTGCTGTGTGCTGATAACTTCTGAATGTGTTAGTTAACTTCCAAACTGTGATTAGAAAATATATCTACACAAACAAGAAGCAAAACTAAGTTGCTACTTGTTGTTCCATCGCAAAGAATATTAGTATTCCTGCAAGTGTTTCCTGTAAAATTGAGATGAATAATATGATATCATGAATTTGAATTAGGATATCTATGGAGGGGGGAGTGAGACATCATCTAAAACCATAACATGGGCAATGGCAGAGATAATAAAAGATCCAAGagtgatgaagaaggtacaagCTGAGGTAAGAGAGGTATTTGGTAAAGAAGGAGACCCTAATGAAAGTGAGATGGAgaatctaaaatatttgaaatgtgTTGTGAAAGAGACATTGAGACTGCACCCTCCTGGTCCACTTCTACTTCCAAGAGAGTGTGGAGAAGCTTGTGAGATAAAAGGGTATCACATACCAATGAAAAGCAAGATGATTATCAATGCTTGGGCCATTGGAAGAGACCCAAATCATTGGTCTGAGGCAGAGAGGTTTTATCCTGAGAGGTTCATTGGAAGTGATGTTGACTACAAAGGCAATAATTTTGAGTATATTCCATTCGGTGCTGGAAGAAGAATGTGCCCTGGCCTCACATTTGGCTTGACCAGTGTGGAGTTTCCTCTTTCGTTGTtattgtatcattttgattggAAAGTTCCCAATGGAATTAAGAATGAAGATTTGGATATGACTGAGGCTTTTGGAATATCAGTTGGCAGAAAAGATGATTTGCAACTCATTCCTGTCACTTTCCATCCTTGAAAGAGCTGAGGTTAAGGA
This portion of the Vigna unguiculata cultivar IT97K-499-35 chromosome 6, ASM411807v1, whole genome shotgun sequence genome encodes:
- the LOC114186589 gene encoding cytochrome P450 71D9-like, translated to MDLQTLYFISTLIFMFIAHKIITKKCASTPKLPPGPWRLPIIGNIHNLAGSLPHRRLRDLSEKYGALMHLKLGEVSTIVVSSAECAKEVLKTHDLIFASRPPILASKIMSYDSMGIAFSPYGDYWRQLRKICALELLSSKRVQSFQPIREEELTKFIKSIASREGSTINLTKEILTTISTIVSRTALGSKFREHQKFISAVRKATEVAGGFDLGDLYPSAAWLQNISGLKSKIEKYHQQTDQIMQSIVDDHRKTKSSAAQGQGELVENDLVDVLMKEEFGLSDNGIKAVILDIYGGGSETSSKTITWAMAEIIKDPRVMKKVQAEVREVFGKEGDPNESEMENLKYLKCVVKETLRLHPPGPLLLPRECGEACEIKGYHIPMKSKMIINAWAIGRDPNHWSEAERFYPERFIGSDVDYKGNNFEYIPFGAGRRMCPGLTFGLTSVEFPLSLLLYHFDWKVPNGIKNEDLDMTEAFGISVGRKDDLQLIPVTFHP